In Oenanthe melanoleuca isolate GR-GAL-2019-014 chromosome 19, OMel1.0, whole genome shotgun sequence, a genomic segment contains:
- the OVCA2 gene encoding esterase OVCA2 has product MAEARPLRLLALHGYRQSARRLRQRTGALRKALRGRAELVAIDAPHRLPAGAEDDPDGDDPPRGWWFSGPGTFEAGEAAAAPAGLEESLSAVAAALAEHGPFDGLLGFSQGAALAAMVCALRARGDPRFPVAFAVLVAAFASRAPAHGHFYREPIALPTLHVVGDTDAVIAAPLSWELARCFVEPVVLSHPGGHFIPAAAPQKKAYLEFLERFCPRQGQAERPGAGEV; this is encoded by the coding sequence ATGGCGGAGGCGCGGCCGCTGCGGCTGCTGGCGCTGCACGGCTACCGGCAGAGCGCCCGCCGCCTCCGCCAGCGCACCGGCGCGCTCCGCAAGGCCCTGCGCGGCCGCGCCGAGCTCGTGGCCATCGACGCGCCGCACCGCTTGCCCGCCGGCGCTGAGGACGACCCCGACGGGGACGACCCCCCCCGCGGCTGGTGGTTCTCCGGGCCCGGCACGTTCGAGGCGGGCGAAGCGGCTGCGGCTCCGGCGGGGCTGGAGGAGTCTTTATCCGCCGtggcggcggcgctggcggAGCACGGGCCCTTCGACGGGCTGCTGGGCTTCAGCCAGGGCGCGGCGCTGGCCGCCATGGTGTGCGCGCTGCGGGCCCGCGGCGACCCGCGCTTCCCGGTGGCTTTCGCCGTGCTGGTGGCCGCGTTCGCCAGCCGCGCCCCGGCACACGGACACTTCTACCGGGAGCCCATCGCCCTGCCCACGCTGCACGTCGTGGGCGACACGGACGCCGTCATCGCAGCGCctctcagctgggagctggccCGGTGCTTCGTGGAGCCCGTTGTCCTCTCGCACCCCGGCGGGCACTTCATCCCCGCGGCCGCGCCGCAGAAGAAAGCTTACCTGGAATTCTTGGAACGCTTCTGCCCCCGGCAGGGCCAGGCCGAGcgcccaggggctggggaggtttga